Genomic window (Melioribacteraceae bacterium):
AAGATAAAATTGATATTAAGTTTACCAGCTATAATTATTATGTTAAAGCATTAACTCACCGCTCATATCTAGAAATCAACCATGAACTTTCCAAATCGAATGAACGCCTCGAATTTTTAGGGGATTCTGTTCTTAATATGATTGTTGCAAAATACCTTTTCTTTACTTTTAATAATAGTGATGAGGGCTTTTTAACAAAGTCACGTTCGGCATGCGTTAATAGAGATAGATTAGCCGCCGCGGCTCGGAATCTTGGCCTCCAGGATTATGTGCTCTATAATCAAAAGTATCTGCGGGGTTCTGAAGATGGATTTAGTACAATTTTAGCCGATACACTTGAAGCCCTAATTGGTGCAATTTATTTGGATCATGGAATCCCTAAAGTTGAAAAATTTGTAATTGATTTTGTGATTCAACCTTTTGAGGAAGATGAAGCATTTCTTTCCGACCATAATTATAAGGGGAAATTACTCGAATATACTCATGCGAAAAAACTCGCAACACCAAAATATATTTTAGTTAGTTCCGAGGGCCCGTCTCATAAAAAAGAGTTTGTAGTTAATGTTGTTGTTGGTGATGAAATTATTGGAATCGGCTATGGTAAAAACAAAAAATCGGCCGAGCAAAATGCCTCCAAAGACGCACTTCAAAAACTAGGTATTGTCGATTTTTAGAATTAAAAAATAACAATCCGATAATTCCTCTTTTATTATATTTGTCTCACTAATTAATTTAATTCTAACTGAATGAGAAATATTTATGTCCCACACTGAATTTTATGATAAGTTTATCGACCGCCATGTCGGTATAAACAATCAAGATCTTGAAAAAATGTTGGCAGTGATTGGAGTTTCTTCACTTGATGAATTAATCGATAATACTGTACCCGAAGTAATAAGAAATCGAGAGGAAGTAAAACTATCTGAACCTATGACTGAGATTGATTTTTTGACACATCTGCAAAATATTGCTAAAAAGAACCAAGTGTTTAAAAGTTATATTGGTTCAGGATATTATCCAACTATTACACCAGGTGTAATTAAAAGAAACATTTTAGAAAATCCAGGCTGGTACACCCAGTACACACCTTATCAAGCAGAAATATCGCAAGGAAGACTCGAGGCATTATTAAATTTCCAAACAATGGTTTGCGATTTAACCGCAATGCAAATTGCGAATGCCTCATTATTAGATGAAGCCACCTCAGCCGCTGAAGCTATGACTATGAGTTTTTCATTGAGAAAAGGGAATAAGAAAAATGCGAGTACCTTTATTGTTTCTGATAAAACATTCCCTCAAACAATTGATGTGTTATTAACCAGAAGTGAACCGCTTGGGATTAAATTACTAGTAAAGGAAATAAGAGAAGAAGAGTTAACAGATGACGTTTTTGGAATATTAGTGCAGTATCCTAATTCAGATGGAGAGATAATTAATTATGATAAATTATTTTCAACTGCAGGAGAAAAAAATATATTTAAAATAGTAGCAGCTGATTTGTTATCGCTAGCACTTCTTAAACCACCGGGTGAGTTCGGAGCAGATATTGTTGTTGGTTCAACTCAACGATTTGGTGTGCCAATGGGTTTTGGTGGACCTCATGCGGCTTATTTTGCAACAAAAGATGAGTATAAAAGGCAGATACCCGGTAGAATAATTGGTGTTACAATTGATGCCCATGGAAATAGAGCTTTAAGAATGGCGCTTCAAACCAGAGAACAACATATTAAACGAGAGCATGCTACAAGTAATATTTGTACAGCTCAAGTTCTGTTGGCGATTATGGCGGGAATGTATGCAGTTTATCATGGTCCAAAAGGTATATTTGAAATTGCCCAAAGGATTAATTCTCTTACTCACTTGCTGGATAATTCTCTCAAGGAATTAAAGATTCAGCAAGTCAATAAAAATTATTTCGACACTCTTAAATTGATGTTGAATAATATTGAACAAGTTAATTCAATTAGAGCTGAGGCAGAGAAGAGAGAGATTAACTTCAAATATTCAGAAGATAATACAATTGGAATCAGCATTTCCGAATTAGACACGCGGGAAAGTATTCTTGAAATTATTTCAATTATTTCTTCTGCACTTAAACTGAAAAATTTTGACTTAAATAATATTTCAAATGGAAAAACTCCAATAGAGCCGACGCTATTGAGACAAAGCAAATATTTAACTCATCCGGTTTTTAATTCGTATTACTCTGAAACAGAAATGCTCAGGTATATAAAAAGTTTAGAGAATAAAGATTTATCATTAACCGCTTCGATGATACCGCTTGGTTCATGTACGATGAAATTAAATGCATCGAGTGAAATGTTTGGAATAAGCTGGCCCGAATTCGCGAATCTTCATCCATTCGTACCGATAGAACAGGCGGCCGGTTATATAGAACTAATTTCTGAACTCGAAAAAGATCTCGCGGAAATTACGGGCTTTGAATCGGTTTCTCTTCAGCCAAATTCCGGTGCTCAAGGTGAGTACACTGGATTAATGGTGA
Coding sequences:
- the rnc gene encoding ribonuclease III; amino-acid sequence: MIGKFLILFKRLFKANDVKGKISPEIFLSIKKLQDKIDIKFTSYNYYVKALTHRSYLEINHELSKSNERLEFLGDSVLNMIVAKYLFFTFNNSDEGFLTKSRSACVNRDRLAAAARNLGLQDYVLYNQKYLRGSEDGFSTILADTLEALIGAIYLDHGIPKVEKFVIDFVIQPFEEDEAFLSDHNYKGKLLEYTHAKKLATPKYILVSSEGPSHKKEFVVNVVVGDEIIGIGYGKNKKSAEQNASKDALQKLGIVDF
- the gcvP gene encoding aminomethyl-transferring glycine dehydrogenase, with the translated sequence MSHTEFYDKFIDRHVGINNQDLEKMLAVIGVSSLDELIDNTVPEVIRNREEVKLSEPMTEIDFLTHLQNIAKKNQVFKSYIGSGYYPTITPGVIKRNILENPGWYTQYTPYQAEISQGRLEALLNFQTMVCDLTAMQIANASLLDEATSAAEAMTMSFSLRKGNKKNASTFIVSDKTFPQTIDVLLTRSEPLGIKLLVKEIREEELTDDVFGILVQYPNSDGEIINYDKLFSTAGEKNIFKIVAADLLSLALLKPPGEFGADIVVGSTQRFGVPMGFGGPHAAYFATKDEYKRQIPGRIIGVTIDAHGNRALRMALQTREQHIKREHATSNICTAQVLLAIMAGMYAVYHGPKGIFEIAQRINSLTHLLDNSLKELKIQQVNKNYFDTLKLMLNNIEQVNSIRAEAEKREINFKYSEDNTIGISISELDTRESILEIISIISSALKLKNFDLNNISNGKTPIEPTLLRQSKYLTHPVFNSYYSETEMLRYIKSLENKDLSLTASMIPLGSCTMKLNASSEMFGISWPEFANLHPFVPIEQAAGYIELISELEKDLAEITGFESVSLQPNSGAQGEYTGLMVIRAYHKNNNEAHRNVVLIPSSAHGTNPASAVMAGNKVVVVKCDDKGNIDVADLKIKAEQNKDYLSSLMVTYPSTHGVFEESIKEVCQIIHDNGGLVYMDGANLNAQLGLTSPGLIGADVCHLNLHKTFAIPHGGGGPGVGPIAVNSKLKPYLPSHSIVKVGGQKGINAVSASPWGSANVLIISYGYIKMLGSFGLKHATKVAILNANYIKSRLQNIYPVLYYGTNGFVAHELIFDLRNLKSSVNIEVDDIAKRLMDYGFHAPTVSFPVPGTIMVEPTESESLRELDRFVEAMLKIRDEISLIESGTFDKENNPLKNAPHTAKVVTSDDWDKAYSRSVAAFPTEFSRSNKFWPSVSRVNNAYGDRNLVCSCLPISDYEEVK